In one window of Anaerobacillus alkaliphilus DNA:
- a CDS encoding M55 family metallopeptidase: MKVFISADMEGVAGIVHQEQTGRDGMEHDRARRLMTAEVNAAVEGALEAGATEILINDSHGTMRNLIPELLHSEAEYIIGSPKMLSMMEGIDDSFDAVILLGHHSRMGQSGILNHSFSGKVVTNIKINGVDYGEIGINAAIAGTFNVPTVLVTGCQYAGAEAEELVPSIETAIVKQTRNRVAAKNLAPAKSQALIKQKVISALEKRKSIEPFKINGPYTVELTYIHSGFADAAEVLPIVEKVNGETHRFQADDFITAFRYIRSLISLASST, translated from the coding sequence ATGAAGGTTTTTATATCGGCGGACATGGAAGGTGTAGCGGGGATTGTTCACCAAGAGCAAACGGGTAGAGATGGAATGGAGCATGATCGTGCTAGAAGACTCATGACAGCAGAAGTAAATGCTGCTGTTGAAGGAGCCTTGGAAGCAGGAGCTACAGAAATACTAATAAATGATTCACACGGAACGATGCGGAATTTAATTCCTGAGTTACTTCATTCAGAAGCTGAGTACATCATTGGCTCTCCAAAGATGTTATCGATGATGGAAGGAATTGATGACAGCTTTGATGCTGTGATCTTATTAGGCCATCATTCTAGAATGGGTCAGTCTGGGATATTAAATCACTCCTTTAGTGGAAAAGTGGTCACAAACATCAAAATTAACGGGGTAGATTATGGGGAAATAGGGATTAATGCTGCGATTGCCGGTACGTTCAATGTTCCAACGGTCTTAGTTACTGGCTGTCAGTATGCAGGGGCAGAAGCTGAAGAGTTAGTTCCTTCAATTGAAACAGCAATTGTAAAGCAGACAAGAAATAGGGTTGCTGCTAAAAACCTAGCACCAGCTAAATCTCAAGCATTAATCAAACAAAAAGTCATTTCAGCACTCGAAAAGAGAAAGAGTATCGAACCATTTAAAATAAATGGGCCGTACACGGTCGAATTAACTTACATTCATTCGGGTTTTGCAGATGCCGCTGAAGTACTGCCAATCGTAGAAAAAGTAAACGGGGAAACCCATCGTTTTCAAGCAGATGACTTTATTACTGCATTTCGTTATATTCGTAGTTTAATAAGTCTAGCTTCATCCACATAA
- a CDS encoding M20/M25/M40 family metallo-hydrolase → MTSNLSPAVGNTYELLLQNSLIKEALEFLKNENEATLRDQIELTEIPAPTFSETVRGMEYRKRLEQLGLENIHTDEVGNVFGVRKGTGSGPTVVVCSHLDTVFPEGTDVTVKHKDGKIYAPGISDNGRGLAVVLTLLKVLNHFQIETKGDLWFGATVGEEGLGDLNGVKALFEKNRSDIDAFISVEPGSPSRITYLATGSRRYSVTYRGRGGHSFGDFGIPSAIHALGRAVALISELETPREPKTTFTVGTISGGTSVNTIAADANMVIDLRSTCQEELSRLEDKALKILHQAAEEENKRWNSDELLVEIKEVGDRPAGSQADDATIVQAAAASSKFLGFEPILEPPSSTDSNVPISLGIPAVTLGGGGDFGGIHTLKEYFDPKDAYYGPQQILLTVLGLAGIDQLTEPLLVSQRKDN, encoded by the coding sequence ATGACTAGTAATCTTTCACCCGCTGTGGGGAATACATACGAACTACTTTTACAAAATTCATTGATCAAAGAAGCACTTGAGTTTTTAAAAAACGAGAATGAGGCTACTCTAAGAGACCAAATCGAATTAACTGAAATACCTGCGCCTACATTTAGTGAAACGGTGAGAGGGATGGAGTATCGAAAACGGTTGGAGCAATTAGGCTTGGAAAATATACATACGGATGAAGTTGGGAATGTTTTTGGCGTACGTAAAGGTACAGGGTCTGGACCAACCGTTGTGGTATGCTCGCATTTAGATACGGTCTTTCCAGAGGGAACGGATGTTACTGTAAAACATAAAGATGGAAAAATATATGCCCCGGGAATTTCGGATAACGGTAGAGGGTTAGCTGTTGTTTTAACGCTTCTCAAGGTACTAAATCATTTTCAGATTGAAACCAAGGGAGATCTTTGGTTTGGTGCAACAGTAGGAGAAGAGGGTCTAGGAGATTTAAATGGTGTCAAAGCTCTATTTGAAAAAAATAGAAGTGACATCGACGCGTTTATCTCGGTTGAACCAGGTTCACCATCTCGAATTACGTATTTAGCCACTGGAAGCCGTCGCTATAGTGTGACTTATCGTGGTCGTGGTGGACATAGTTTCGGCGATTTTGGAATTCCAAGCGCGATCCATGCGTTAGGTCGAGCGGTTGCACTTATTTCTGAATTAGAAACACCTCGTGAACCAAAAACAACGTTTACGGTTGGTACCATTAGCGGAGGCACATCGGTCAATACTATTGCGGCTGATGCCAATATGGTCATAGACTTACGATCGACGTGCCAGGAAGAATTGTCAAGATTAGAAGACAAAGCACTAAAAATCCTACATCAAGCTGCTGAGGAAGAAAATAAACGTTGGAACAGTGATGAATTGTTAGTAGAGATAAAAGAGGTAGGAGACCGACCTGCTGGCTCACAAGCAGATGATGCAACGATTGTTCAAGCAGCTGCAGCGTCGAGTAAATTTCTTGGATTTGAACCAATTTTAGAGCCCCCAAGCAGTACAGACTCAAACGTCCCAATTAGTTTAGGCATTCCAGCGGTTACTCTAGGTGGCGGTGGAGACTTTGGAGGAATACACACGCTAAAGGAATATTTTGATCCGAAAGATGCGTATTATGGACCACAACAAATTCTGTTAACTGTACTAGGGTTAGCAGGAATTGACCAACTGACTGAGCCGTTATTGGTTAGCCAAAGAAAAGACAATTAG
- a CDS encoding HEAT repeat domain-containing protein yields MHTEDKSADVKAKFNELKKSINRTSNWRERLDAVQELGELKTKEAIELLKYSMNGDSVYKVQEASYRMLQALGEDVPMPKRKQGEVIKGTNKVLLRIKKSLPADHSYQDFKEKVQKMRSDLYDTYEGEKGADFDKWLEETWVNLATK; encoded by the coding sequence TTGCATACAGAAGACAAAAGTGCAGATGTAAAGGCTAAGTTTAATGAATTAAAAAAATCGATTAATCGAACATCGAATTGGCGAGAGCGTTTAGATGCGGTCCAAGAGCTAGGTGAGTTGAAAACAAAAGAAGCAATTGAACTCTTAAAGTATAGTATGAATGGAGATTCCGTTTATAAAGTACAGGAAGCCTCTTATCGCATGCTACAAGCATTAGGTGAAGACGTACCGATGCCTAAACGAAAGCAAGGTGAGGTAATTAAGGGGACAAATAAAGTCTTACTGAGAATTAAAAAGAGTCTCCCGGCTGATCACTCTTATCAAGACTTCAAAGAAAAAGTCCAAAAGATGAGGTCGGATTTATATGATACCTATGAAGGCGAGAAAGGTGCCGACTTTGATAAGTGGTTAGAAGAAACATGGGTCAACTTAGCTACTAAATAG
- a CDS encoding sigma-70 family RNA polymerase sigma factor → MDLVERLKRKEEAAVIEMMNKYGDSLLRTAILLVKDPHLAEEIVQDTFVMAYQKIYQLHDEQKLKSWLLMITTNGCRARMRKWSWKNIFLHQEQEQEDHLIDEHELLPEETLIATWRDQQLREAITLLPYHYREVITLYYFQELTVKEIALLIKENENTVKTRLARARALLKVELTKGGVGIAK, encoded by the coding sequence GTGGATCTCGTCGAGCGTTTAAAAAGGAAAGAAGAAGCAGCGGTGATTGAGATGATGAATAAATACGGAGATAGTCTCCTTCGTACGGCAATTTTGCTGGTGAAAGATCCTCATCTTGCTGAAGAAATTGTTCAGGATACGTTTGTTATGGCTTATCAAAAAATTTACCAACTCCATGATGAGCAGAAGCTGAAGAGCTGGTTGCTGATGATTACAACCAATGGGTGTCGGGCTCGCATGAGAAAGTGGAGTTGGAAGAATATTTTTCTACACCAGGAGCAGGAACAAGAAGATCATCTAATTGACGAACATGAACTACTACCGGAAGAGACATTGATTGCTACTTGGAGAGACCAGCAATTGCGTGAAGCTATTACACTATTACCTTATCATTATCGTGAAGTTATCACGTTGTATTATTTCCAGGAACTGACGGTAAAAGAAATAGCTCTACTCATAAAAGAAAATGAAAATACGGTTAAAACAAGATTAGCTCGTGCAAGAGCTTTATTGAAAGTGGAACTGACGAAAGGTGGAGTTGGCATTGCAAAGTGA
- a CDS encoding ABC transporter ATP-binding protein produces the protein MKIEIKNLSKKYTEKIALNDLTLELEENKIYGLLGRNGAGKTTLMQLLAGYMLPTSGSIKVNGQSPFDNRDVLKDICLINESNNFMNRLKVKDILKIASLFYPNWSNEKAERLLETFNLKGKMSVKGLSKGMESALGIIIGLASRTKIAIFDEPYIGLDASARYKFYDALLEEYEEYPRTIILSTHLIDEVSNLFEEVILIKNGELLFHRTTEELLELTLKVSGSKHAVNSFIEGKEVIHEAELAGQKAATLFGERYDKREAISLGLTIESVTIQHLMVYLTEETQGGKLHA, from the coding sequence ATGAAGATTGAAATTAAAAATTTGTCAAAAAAATATACTGAAAAAATTGCCTTGAACGACTTAACCTTAGAGCTTGAAGAAAACAAAATCTATGGTCTTCTCGGGAGAAATGGTGCTGGAAAAACCACATTGATGCAGCTACTTGCCGGATATATGCTTCCGACAAGCGGTAGCATTAAGGTGAATGGTCAATCACCTTTTGACAATCGTGATGTGCTAAAAGACATCTGCCTAATCAACGAGAGCAACAACTTTATGAATCGTTTAAAAGTTAAAGACATATTAAAAATCGCCTCGCTTTTTTATCCTAACTGGTCTAACGAAAAGGCTGAACGACTCTTAGAAACTTTTAACCTTAAAGGGAAAATGAGTGTCAAAGGATTATCGAAAGGGATGGAGTCTGCGTTAGGGATCATCATCGGCTTAGCTAGTCGCACGAAGATTGCTATTTTTGATGAACCTTATATAGGACTTGATGCGTCGGCTCGCTATAAATTTTATGATGCATTACTAGAGGAATACGAAGAATATCCTAGAACAATCATCTTATCCACTCACCTGATTGACGAGGTTAGCAACCTCTTTGAAGAAGTAATCTTAATTAAAAACGGAGAACTTTTATTCCACCGCACAACGGAAGAATTATTAGAACTTACCCTAAAAGTAAGTGGTAGTAAACATGCAGTAAATTCGTTTATTGAAGGGAAAGAGGTTATCCATGAGGCTGAGCTTGCTGGACAAAAGGCTGCAACACTCTTTGGGGAAAGATACGACAAGCGAGAAGCAATTAGCTTAGGTCTAACTATCGAATCCGTTACCATTCAGCATTTAATGGTTTACTTAACTGAGGAAACACAAGGAGGCAAATTACATGCTTAA
- a CDS encoding GntR family transcriptional regulator, translated as MDSRLMEDKPIFIQIAEQLEASILDGSIIEGERVPSTNEFAKHYQINPATAAKGINQLVDEDILFKKRGVGMFVAEGAKDKILAKRKNAFYQDFVVPLKKEAKKLGINLEELQAYIQRGIYDED; from the coding sequence ATGGATTCACGATTAATGGAAGATAAACCGATTTTTATACAGATCGCAGAACAACTAGAAGCAAGCATTTTGGACGGTTCCATAATTGAAGGAGAACGTGTCCCTTCGACAAACGAGTTTGCCAAGCATTACCAAATTAATCCTGCAACAGCTGCAAAAGGAATTAATCAGTTAGTTGATGAGGATATCTTGTTTAAGAAAAGAGGCGTCGGGATGTTCGTAGCGGAAGGTGCAAAAGACAAAATTTTAGCGAAGCGAAAGAATGCTTTTTATCAGGATTTTGTTGTTCCGTTAAAAAAAGAAGCAAAAAAGCTTGGGATTAACTTAGAAGAACTGCAAGCCTATATTCAAAGGGGGATTTACGATGAAGATTGA
- a CDS encoding peroxiredoxin family protein: METFLMYFVIILLFTQSFSLFLILLMYRRSRKIAPLPLSQISLGQPLPPLHAFSFTRNKKVTIKRLIKKPTLITFITPNSKPCKNLLDDLQKFNQHYGSEINLITVVFGGEPEGRSLLRKQRVPGELIWDQDKKLFTSFGVKETPFAFAVDENGVVKDKGFCSSINQIEVLTSSFIHYEELQEIIETK; this comes from the coding sequence ATGGAAACTTTTCTGATGTATTTCGTTATTATTCTATTATTTACTCAATCCTTCAGCTTATTTCTCATTTTACTTATGTATCGAAGGTCTCGTAAGATTGCACCATTACCTTTATCTCAAATATCTCTTGGTCAACCGCTCCCCCCTCTTCATGCATTCTCATTTACCAGAAACAAGAAAGTTACTATCAAAAGGCTAATTAAGAAACCCACTCTCATCACCTTTATTACACCTAACTCCAAGCCATGTAAAAATCTATTAGACGATTTGCAGAAATTCAATCAGCACTACGGTAGCGAAATAAACCTTATTACAGTAGTCTTTGGCGGAGAACCTGAGGGAAGAAGTCTATTGAGGAAGCAGAGAGTTCCTGGAGAACTCATTTGGGATCAAGATAAGAAGCTCTTCACTAGTTTTGGTGTAAAAGAAACACCCTTTGCTTTTGCTGTGGACGAAAATGGAGTCGTAAAAGACAAAGGATTTTGTAGTTCTATTAATCAAATAGAAGTCCTAACCTCTTCTTTTATACATTATGAAGAATTACAGGAAATAATAGAAACCAAATAG
- a CDS encoding GNAT family N-acetyltransferase, with the protein MIRQAQADDFKGIARVHVDCIHTGYQAILPTDTIEKFTYSSREQRWENDLPKTISGGTMNFVAVDEQGKIIGFALGGTMRDPRLRIAYTGEIYGIYIHPNAQGKGIGKQLFKAVTEHLLSLHHTSIALWNFKEHHSCNFFKHLDGKEVYEKSTVIGGKELLECAYGWEFAKKENVLN; encoded by the coding sequence ATGATTAGACAAGCACAAGCGGATGACTTCAAAGGTATTGCACGCGTCCATGTTGATTGTATTCACACTGGATATCAAGCAATTTTGCCAACAGACACAATCGAGAAATTTACATATAGTAGTCGAGAACAAAGATGGGAGAATGATCTGCCTAAAACGATAAGCGGAGGAACAATGAACTTCGTTGCAGTAGATGAACAAGGCAAAATTATTGGCTTTGCTCTTGGAGGAACGATGAGAGATCCTCGCTTAAGAATTGCGTATACTGGAGAAATTTACGGGATTTACATTCATCCTAACGCACAAGGCAAGGGAATTGGAAAACAACTCTTTAAAGCTGTTACTGAACATTTACTTTCCCTTCACCACACATCCATAGCTTTGTGGAACTTTAAGGAACATCACTCTTGTAATTTTTTCAAACACCTTGATGGAAAAGAAGTATACGAAAAAAGCACGGTAATTGGTGGGAAAGAGTTACTTGAATGTGCCTATGGCTGGGAGTTCGCTAAGAAAGAAAATGTATTAAATTAA
- a CDS encoding serine hydrolase domain-containing protein, translating into MDNYEQKIDAIFSRWQEGLCPGGQVAVRKGGKLIYKKNFGYANLEHRIPVMDETVFHVASVSKQVTVMCVLLLQEDGRLKIDDDVRDYISEYVNFKEPVTIRQMMNNVSGIRDQWELLGLSGVRIVDTITQRDSLSLISKQRKLNFEPRSQFLYSNSNFTLLAKIVEKLSGQTLNDFANERIFKRLGMESTCFKDNFWEVIPNRASSYYDDSTGKFVYSVLNYGTYGATALNTTTTDFLRWMDNYKTPLICKEETLRDMFEAPTLLDGSISNYAGGLFVGEYLGHKYIEHGGADAAFRSAMLRFTDEDVDIVLLSNTQNMLMKDAAFAVADVIFGLEISKIGEELPKEYTEELGINDLEGYYFPTSAATLMTFDITTIDGKLHYKNPYGFAPLKHVSGNHFIIEQLDLDLFLGEDSVMRTNGKITTLQKLKPFKSEKIATFKGRYVSSELDTFYDVIEKDGCLCISHSRNGVQILYQVSNTTFVTNAPFTFLVEFSIEGNEVTGFTFTGNRVKDVRMEKELKKQ; encoded by the coding sequence GTGGATAATTACGAGCAGAAGATAGACGCGATTTTTTCACGCTGGCAAGAAGGACTATGCCCTGGAGGACAGGTTGCGGTCAGAAAAGGTGGTAAACTTATATACAAGAAAAATTTCGGGTACGCAAACCTCGAGCATAGGATTCCAGTGATGGATGAGACTGTTTTTCATGTTGCTTCAGTTTCAAAACAAGTGACAGTTATGTGTGTACTCTTGCTTCAGGAAGATGGAAGGTTAAAAATTGATGATGATGTAAGAGACTATATTTCTGAATACGTCAACTTCAAGGAGCCTGTTACCATCCGGCAGATGATGAACAATGTGAGCGGAATTAGAGATCAATGGGAACTGTTGGGTTTAAGTGGAGTTAGAATTGTCGATACGATTACACAAAGAGATTCTCTTTCTTTAATTAGCAAACAAAGAAAATTAAATTTTGAGCCGCGGTCTCAATTTCTCTACAGTAACTCTAACTTTACGTTATTGGCTAAAATTGTTGAAAAGTTATCTGGCCAAACCCTTAACGACTTTGCCAACGAGCGAATTTTTAAACGATTAGGGATGGAGAGTACGTGTTTTAAAGATAATTTTTGGGAGGTCATACCAAATAGAGCTAGCTCATATTACGATGACAGTACTGGGAAATTTGTTTACAGTGTCCTTAATTATGGTACATACGGTGCTACAGCTCTTAATACGACGACAACAGATTTTCTTAGATGGATGGACAACTATAAAACTCCTCTAATTTGTAAGGAAGAAACCTTAAGAGATATGTTCGAAGCCCCTACATTATTAGATGGTTCTATAAGTAACTATGCAGGTGGACTGTTTGTCGGTGAGTATCTAGGGCATAAGTACATTGAACACGGTGGGGCAGATGCGGCCTTTAGAAGTGCGATGCTTCGATTTACGGATGAGGATGTGGACATTGTGCTATTGTCAAACACACAGAATATGTTAATGAAGGATGCGGCATTTGCAGTTGCGGATGTAATTTTTGGACTAGAGATTAGTAAGATAGGTGAAGAACTTCCAAAAGAGTATACAGAAGAGCTTGGTATAAACGATTTAGAAGGATACTATTTCCCTACATCTGCTGCTACACTAATGACTTTTGATATAACCACAATAGACGGAAAACTTCACTATAAAAATCCTTATGGTTTTGCACCGTTGAAGCATGTTTCTGGTAATCATTTTATCATCGAGCAATTAGATCTAGATTTATTTTTAGGTGAAGATAGTGTCATGAGGACAAATGGTAAGATCACTACATTACAAAAACTTAAACCGTTTAAATCAGAAAAGATCGCTACATTTAAAGGGAGATATGTAAGTAGTGAGCTAGACACATTTTATGATGTGATTGAAAAAGACGGTTGCTTGTGCATTTCTCATTCGAGAAACGGAGTGCAAATTCTCTATCAAGTGAGTAATACAACATTTGTTACAAATGCGCCGTTTACCTTCCTTGTTGAATTTAGTATTGAAGGAAACGAGGTTACAGGATTTACATTTACAGGGAATAGAGTGAAGGATGTAAGAATGGAAAAGGAATTGAAAAAACAATAA
- a CDS encoding alpha/beta hydrolase, which translates to MKTKKRIIIPAIAVVILVILYFSIGNYFYNYALNANDQKEFLEENPNLARSEAVMADVAELADLADHEFKNKNQPSTMSIVSNDKLQLKLQADVYQTGADNSKWAIVAHGYTSSAAGMTRWIRNFYEEGFNVLAPDLRGHGKSEGDYIGMGWHDRLDMLLWIEEIIEKDPNAEIVLFGISMGGATVMMTAGEELPSNVKVIVEDCGYSSVSDVFIYQLDDLFGLPEFPVLRAANTVTNLRAGYDLYEASALKQIAKAKKPILFIHGDQDTFVPFSMLDEVYEAATVEKEKLIIPGAGHGDAEKVDPELYWNTIWNFVGKYID; encoded by the coding sequence ATGAAAACAAAAAAGAGAATAATTATACCGGCAATTGCCGTAGTGATCTTAGTTATACTATATTTCTCGATTGGCAATTACTTTTACAATTATGCCCTTAATGCAAACGATCAGAAGGAGTTTTTGGAGGAAAATCCAAACTTAGCGAGAAGTGAGGCGGTTATGGCGGATGTTGCTGAATTGGCTGATCTAGCAGATCATGAATTTAAAAACAAAAATCAACCATCAACAATGTCTATTGTTTCAAATGATAAGCTCCAGTTGAAATTACAAGCAGACGTTTATCAAACTGGGGCAGATAATTCAAAATGGGCCATCGTTGCCCATGGATATACATCAAGTGCAGCAGGTATGACGAGATGGATTCGGAACTTCTATGAGGAAGGGTTTAATGTATTAGCTCCAGATCTTCGTGGACACGGGAAGAGTGAAGGTGATTATATTGGTATGGGGTGGCATGACCGGTTGGATATGCTGTTATGGATTGAAGAAATTATAGAGAAGGATCCAAATGCGGAAATCGTATTGTTTGGTATCTCGATGGGTGGAGCAACTGTTATGATGACCGCTGGTGAGGAACTTCCTTCTAATGTCAAAGTGATTGTCGAGGACTGTGGTTACTCCTCGGTGAGTGATGTATTTATCTACCAACTCGATGACTTGTTTGGTTTACCGGAGTTTCCGGTATTGAGAGCTGCTAATACAGTTACCAATCTACGTGCTGGATACGATCTGTATGAAGCCTCAGCGTTAAAGCAAATAGCTAAGGCAAAGAAACCGATTTTATTTATTCATGGAGATCAGGATACTTTTGTTCCATTTAGTATGTTAGATGAGGTCTACGAGGCGGCAACGGTTGAAAAAGAAAAGCTAATTATTCCAGGTGCGGGTCATGGGGACGCAGAAAAGGTAGATCCTGAACTATACTGGAATACTATATGGAATTTTGTTGGGAAGTATATAGATTGA
- a CDS encoding YjcZ family sporulation protein: MGAGYGGAGFALIVVLFVLLVIVGTAYVRY, from the coding sequence ATGGGTGCAGGATATGGTGGTGCAGGATTTGCGTTAATTGTTGTACTATTCGTTTTACTTGTAATCGTTGGTACAGCATACGTGAGATACTAG
- a CDS encoding TerC family protein, which translates to MEIALLLEYGWVLLILIAIEGILAADNALVIATMVKHLPKEQRKKALVYGLAGAFVFRFGSLFLISYLIHIWQIQAIGAAYLLGIAIYHLVKKYMLKRYIKAKMQEAKGSGFWLTVLKVELADVAFAVDAILVAVALAATLPTTNLPNIGGLDGGHFTIVLAGGIIGLIIMRFAAGKFVDLLDRKPGLETTAYVVVAWVGVKLAVYALSHPELAIISTDFAKGVTWKIIFWSILMLIVVTGWFMSKDEPNQIILQKSS; encoded by the coding sequence TTGGAGATTGCATTGTTATTAGAATACGGATGGGTACTATTGATCTTAATTGCGATAGAAGGGATCTTAGCAGCGGATAACGCGCTCGTCATTGCAACAATGGTGAAGCATTTACCTAAGGAACAGAGGAAAAAAGCTCTAGTTTATGGATTAGCTGGGGCCTTTGTGTTTCGTTTCGGATCATTATTTCTCATTTCGTATCTTATTCATATATGGCAAATTCAAGCAATCGGTGCAGCGTATCTACTAGGTATAGCTATTTATCACCTAGTTAAGAAATATATGTTAAAACGATATATTAAAGCTAAAATGCAGGAAGCAAAAGGATCTGGATTTTGGTTAACTGTATTAAAAGTCGAGTTGGCAGATGTTGCATTTGCAGTAGACGCTATCCTTGTCGCTGTTGCATTGGCAGCTACACTTCCTACAACAAACCTCCCAAACATTGGCGGGTTAGATGGCGGACATTTTACGATCGTTCTCGCTGGAGGTATTATAGGGTTAATCATCATGAGGTTTGCTGCTGGTAAATTCGTTGATTTACTAGATAGAAAACCCGGTTTAGAAACAACCGCCTATGTTGTAGTAGCCTGGGTCGGTGTGAAACTGGCAGTTTATGCGCTTTCTCACCCAGAACTAGCGATTATCTCTACTGATTTTGCGAAGGGAGTAACCTGGAAGATCATCTTCTGGTCAATACTAATGTTAATTGTAGTTACAGGATGGTTTATGTCGAAGGACGAACCTAATCAGATTATTCTACAGAAAAGTAGCTAA
- a CDS encoding undecaprenyl-diphosphate phosphatase, giving the protein MSKIEAFILGIIQGLTEFLPISSTGHLYLGRNIFGLQEAGLLLDTMLHLGTLVAVLYFYREEFIKIIKNPFHKLSLLLLVGTLPAVVVGLTFKDYFEEISKTGVTIGWEFLLTGAVLWFADSIKEGRKRMDQINWKDALFIGSFQAAAIFPAISRSGLTIAAGLFRKLDRETAAYFSFLLSTPAIAGAVVLQTTEVIQVGREDISLSALMIGILASAIFGYIAVKWMINYLKKHSLKTFAVYVWVLGITVLVLQHLRLF; this is encoded by the coding sequence ATGTCGAAAATCGAAGCGTTTATTCTAGGAATTATTCAAGGGTTAACTGAGTTTTTGCCAATTAGTAGTACCGGTCACCTCTATTTAGGGAGAAACATTTTTGGGTTACAAGAAGCAGGCTTACTACTTGATACCATGCTTCATCTTGGTACATTAGTTGCTGTCCTCTATTTTTACAGGGAAGAGTTTATCAAAATCATCAAAAACCCGTTTCACAAATTATCGTTATTGCTCCTCGTTGGAACTCTACCTGCTGTGGTTGTTGGCCTAACTTTCAAAGATTACTTTGAAGAAATCTCCAAGACAGGCGTTACCATTGGGTGGGAGTTTTTACTTACGGGTGCTGTACTTTGGTTTGCCGACTCAATCAAAGAAGGAAGAAAACGAATGGATCAAATTAATTGGAAGGATGCTCTTTTTATCGGATCCTTTCAAGCGGCAGCTATTTTCCCAGCTATTTCCCGTTCTGGATTAACAATCGCAGCAGGATTATTTCGAAAGCTTGACCGCGAGACGGCTGCTTATTTCTCCTTTTTGTTATCGACGCCAGCCATTGCAGGTGCCGTAGTACTTCAAACTACCGAAGTGATACAGGTTGGAAGAGAAGATATTTCGTTATCTGCACTTATGATTGGTATTTTGGCATCAGCGATATTTGGCTACATAGCCGTAAAGTGGATGATCAACTACTTGAAAAAACATAGCTTGAAAACATTTGCTGTTTATGTATGGGTTTTAGGTATAACAGTATTAGTTTTACAACACTTAAGGTTATTCTAG
- a CDS encoding DedA family protein has product MKKEALVDGTIFLNLLDFFAELGVIGIALGLMIEVIPSEIVLGYGGYLISTGEIGFIGAIVAGVIGGTLAQLFLYWLGSYGGRPFLEKYGKYLLIHHKHLDLSEKWFKEYGPIVVFAARFVPVVRHAISIPAGVAKMPVSTFIFYTIAAILPWTLFFLYLGLQLGENWREIKTAAQPLILPVILILILGVISYFIIQRLRTK; this is encoded by the coding sequence ATGAAAAAAGAGGCGTTGGTAGATGGAACAATTTTTTTGAATTTACTAGATTTTTTTGCTGAACTTGGTGTTATTGGTATTGCTTTAGGTTTAATGATTGAGGTTATTCCTAGTGAAATTGTCCTTGGTTACGGCGGCTACTTAATATCAACCGGTGAAATTGGGTTTATCGGTGCAATAGTAGCAGGTGTTATTGGTGGTACATTGGCTCAGTTGTTTTTATACTGGCTAGGGAGTTACGGAGGTAGGCCGTTTTTAGAGAAGTATGGAAAGTATTTGCTAATTCATCACAAGCATCTCGATTTATCTGAGAAATGGTTTAAGGAATATGGTCCTATCGTAGTCTTTGCAGCAAGATTTGTCCCCGTCGTTCGGCATGCCATTTCAATTCCAGCTGGTGTAGCAAAAATGCCAGTGTCTACGTTTATTTTTTACACCATTGCAGCAATTCTTCCTTGGACGCTCTTCTTTCTATATTTAGGCTTACAACTAGGAGAAAATTGGCGCGAGATTAAAACAGCTGCCCAGCCTTTAATTTTACCGGTAATTCTCATATTGATTTTAGGTGTAATTAGCTATTTTATCATCCAGCGATTAAGGACTAAATAA